From Magnolia sinica isolate HGM2019 chromosome 13, MsV1, whole genome shotgun sequence, one genomic window encodes:
- the LOC131222427 gene encoding uncharacterized protein LOC131222427, with translation MGRGRGKGKKLTAVNNHEDPGSGEESLPAYKRRGRPQKPLKDEADEEEAEKIEEEDVDNMKTSGLNKEMKGPAAAENGKKRKRNSQVKDDPDLVQEENGVGTRSSTDDSAKSNGFRQNGSRRKSKPRRAAEAGVECK, from the coding sequence ATGGGTAGAGGTAGAGGGAAGGGTAAGAAGTTAACTGCCGTTAACAATCATGAAGATCCAGGAAGCGGAGAAGAATCGCTCCCTGCTTATAAGAGAAGGGGGCGGCCACAGAAACCTTTGAAGGACGAGGccgatgaagaagaagctgaaaagatagaagaagaagatgtggACAATATGAAAACTTCTGGCTTGAACAAAGAGATGAAAGGTCCGGCAGCAGCAGAGAAtggaaagaagaggaagaggaactCGCAGGTGAAAGACGATCCCGATTTGGTCCAAGAGGAAAATGGTGTTGGAACCAGGTCCAGCACTGATGATtcggccaagtcaaatgggtttCGACAGAACGGAAGCAGGCGCAAGAGTAAGCCTAGGCGGGCTGCCGAAGCTGGCGTGGAATGCAAGTGA